From Paenibacillus graminis:
TGATGACCGTATGATTCTCCAGCCGCAGCGCATTGGCCAGCACCTGGCGGTTGACGGGATCGTTATCCACGATCAGGATGAAGCAGCATTCTTCTCTGCTACGGAGATCGGGCAGCCCGCCTGCCATTTCCATAGCCGCAGCAGATTCCCATCCCGTAGGCCCCAGAACCTCCTGCTCCGCAAAGGCTGCCTTTTCCTGTAATATCGGCAGTGTAAAGGTAAATTCCGAACCTTTCCCGGGGGTAGACTGCACTTCAATGCTTCCGCCGTTCAGCTCCACCAGCTTCTGGGTAATGCCGAGGCCCAGACCGAGCTCATGATAGGTTTTTTTGGCATCCGTGGCCTTTGGATCATAGGCATCAAAGATCGTTCCCAGGCGCTCAGGCGCAATTCCCTGTCCGGTATCCGCCACGATGACGGCCACATACTCTTCTTTAACCTTGGCACAGAGTGTTATCACACCTTCATGGGTATGGTTCACAGCATTTGCCAACAAGTTGAACAGAATCTGCGATAGTCGTTCCTCGTCCGTCTCCAACAGCGGCAGAAGCTCCGGCAGCTCCAGCCTGAACTCCAGGCCCCTTCTTGCAGATATATGGCTGGTTACCTCCATAACAGAGGACGCAACCATACGCAAATCCACTGCCTGCCGCTTTAGAAACAAATCCCCGTGGTTCAGCTTGGCGAAATCCGACATGTCGCTGATTAACGAGCCCAGGCGTTTCCCCGTCGAAACCATCATGGACAACTGTTCTTTCTGCCGGTCGTTCATGGCTCCCGAGGCGCCGTCAGCCAGTGTCTGGGCCATATTCACAATGCCCTGCAGCGGCTTGCGCAGCTCATATGAGGTATCCGCCATGAAATCGTCCTTCAGGCCATCCAGGGTAACCAAACGGCGGGACAACTGCTCTACCTCAAGAAACGAGGCCTTGTATTTGCGGGTCATCACAATGGCCTGAACAAACCCGAACAGGATGATTTCATAAGAAATCACATTATAGCTGAGGTGCATACTGGATAAGCTAATCAGATAATACAGGATCACCACGCTCAGACTCTCAATACTGACCATCATGAGAAACATATTTTTGGGATGATGCATGGTGCCCTTGACCATGACATAGAGCACGAAGCCGATGGTAACAGAACCCCAGGTGAGCAGCATAACCTCCAGGAAGCTGAAATAATAGGCGGGAACGAAGGCGGCGATTGCCAGCAGCAGGAAAGTAATGAACTTGGAAGCCCTCATCACAGCCTGGGGCATTGGATAATTAATAGAGTTGGCCACATACCGGAGCAGATAATAATAAACCAGTGTTGAAGAGACCAGCTGCAGCTTTAGTACGATTTCATAAGGCAGACCCGGCAGGCCGCTTGCAATCAGCTTTTCTCCGTGGGTCAAAATATACACGAATGCCGACATGCAGAACAGGCCCAGATAGAGTGTAATTCCCCGGCCTTCCCTGACTCTGGAGAACATCAGCAGAAAGACGGATAGAATGAAAAAGCCGCACAGCGCCGCTCCATCCGCAATCAAAGCAAACTCCCGGTGCTTCAGAATGGCGGCCTGATCTCCAATAATGACCGGCTGGATAATCCCGCCCGAAGAGTAGCTGTAATTGGACACTTGCACTATAATCTCCAGCCTGTCCCCCGTGACAGCGGCAAAGCCCGTATAAGGAATGTTATTCTGCTTGCCAGCGGAAGCAGACTTGGACGGAATACCGCTGTTTCCAATTTCCTGACCGTTCATAA
This genomic window contains:
- a CDS encoding ATP-binding protein — encoded protein: MKKYWLSIAGSLLLVLILPLFSTIQMITDAQNKPVLRHGLMDLRDWNFGSDGLVKLNGEWELYRNMLLGPGDFQPGDGPPPAASAMINVPDKWNDYISASGKSTAKGYATYRMQALIKPGETVVYGLRTSNIRTASKVFMNGQEIGNSGIPSKSASAGKQNNIPYTGFAAVTGDRLEIIVQVSNYSYSSGGIIQPVIIGDQAAILKHREFALIADGAALCGFFILSVFLLMFSRVREGRGITLYLGLFCMSAFVYILTHGEKLIASGLPGLPYEIVLKLQLVSSTLVYYYLLRYVANSINYPMPQAVMRASKFITFLLLAIAAFVPAYYFSFLEVMLLTWGSVTIGFVLYVMVKGTMHHPKNMFLMMVSIESLSVVILYYLISLSSMHLSYNVISYEIILFGFVQAIVMTRKYKASFLEVEQLSRRLVTLDGLKDDFMADTSYELRKPLQGIVNMAQTLADGASGAMNDRQKEQLSMMVSTGKRLGSLISDMSDFAKLNHGDLFLKRQAVDLRMVASSVMEVTSHISARRGLEFRLELPELLPLLETDEERLSQILFNLLANAVNHTHEGVITLCAKVKEEYVAVIVADTGQGIAPERLGTIFDAYDPKATDAKKTYHELGLGLGITQKLVELNGGSIEVQSTPGKGSEFTFTLPILQEKAAFAEQEVLGPTGWESAAAMEMAGGLPDLRSREECCFILIVDNDPVNRQVLANALRLENHTVITAESGPDALLQMRDFPELDLIITGWVMPGMSGFVLCKAIRERFVLSELPILVLTASNRPEDIQAAFEAGANDYLSTPVELREFRARVRTLLDMRKSIRTSVQTEIAFLQAQIKPHFLYNALNAIISVCPDDPDMATELLLDLSQYLRSSFDFQNRGQTVPIEKELELVRSYLALEKARFDDRLNIVFDLPQDTMALVPPLSIQPIVENAVNHGLMQKESGGTVTLSIRELPLHLAVAVTDDGIGMPQERIAEILSEERTEGGIGLRNIQRRLLKMYGAGLSVISEPGQGTTISYTIPRAGAIRE